The nucleotide sequence TGGACCCAGGAGTGCGCATGTCCATCAAGAGCCATGGCTGCGTCAACTTGCTGCGTTATGCCTGTCTCTCCTGCTGTTATTATGGTACTCAATATATAAAATGCTGATTTTGTTGGATGCAAAATAGTTTTGAGATAGTGTGGATACAAGGATTTGACAGGCTTGTTTAGTTGACACGGggatcgaaaaaaaaaaaaaaaaaaaaaaaaagaaaaaaaaaaagataaaacaGCATTCGACCCAGCTGCAAATGATGGCAAAAGTTTGTTCGAGCACTTATTGACAGATCCGGCAGTGGGTAAAAAGATGCGCCCACCTCCGTTCGAATGCGCCGAGCCGAAAAAGGGAGCCCAACACTGTGCTGTGCGGGGTACTGTTTGGtgcagtcgaggccagtaaTCCATTCTTTGTTCTGGAATCTTCACAAGGTTACGCATTGGTACTGTAATTGTCGAGCAAGTATAGAACATGTTGATATATCCCGATTCTAGTCAGCTTTGTGAGAGCAGTTTATACCGGGAAAGTGGCTCGGTGCAAGAGGTTGAACTTTATCGAGTACAGGCGGTTGTGACCGTCGCATTGCTCAACCGGCTCGCTGCGAGGCACCCGCGTCTCGTATTGTCAAAATACGGCTTTGCAAAGCCAGCAGTCTCCCTTCCTCACATGTCCAGCTCGTAGTCGTTGTATGTGTCGAGACAAGATGCGTCAAACTTCACTGGCTTTCCGGTCTCCAGGTCGACTCCTACGTTTCCTTGCCGCAGGTCTGCGTGGCCAGGCAAGGCTTCAGCTCCCGCCCGTCAGACTGGAGCGGGGCAGAACGACGTCCAGCTGGGAGTCCAGTTGTTTGGCTGTATGTTTCTGCCTTGGCAATTCGGGAGGTCAAAGCCAAACATGCCTGTAGATGATGCGCTCTTTTGATGCATTCCTACAAGCAAAGCACAAAGGTCTGCAGGGTCTGGCAGCTGGTCTTTGAGGTTGATGAAATCCATAATCAGAAAGCACACATCCGAGGTCTCGAGCTTGCCCCATCCATGCGTAATTGGGCGTGAGTGAAGGATTCACAGATGAGATAGTCTTGTGCGAAGAAAACTCGCCCTTCGTCAACCGGGTGGTCATGTCATGAGAGGCTGTCTTCATGAAGTAGGCCTTTGTGCGACCATCTCTGAGTAGGGTAGAGATTTTTGACGTCTTTGTTCTTTGTCCATTTCGATGTCCCCCAAGCCGTCACACCAATGATCCTGGTACCAGGGGGCAAACCTGCGACATACACCAGTTAATACCTGCTTTCATCAGAATTGACAAGAAACCACGCAATAGCTCACATTTCAAAATTTCTTGGTTCTCATAGGAGCTACCGTCTGCATCCAGCTGTAAAGTGTCTCACAATGTGAAGTTGCGGCCATGGTACTCCTTGTAAAGGAGATCAGGTAGCGAGGTGGAAAGCAATGATCGAGCAGACGTACCGAATGATATAATGATGACTCTGGTAGTTGAGTTTCATTCTAATTGTGCCTCACAGCTATGTTTGGTATCAAAGGAAATAGATGAAGCCTGAGTGATCAGGATGCCTGCGAGTACCCATATGGTTATTTGCTCCCTTCTTTGTGTCACATGCGGTTGCTTAGATCTGGCGActccctggcctccctgCAGCCGCGAGATTTGTATAGCAAGGAGGGTAACACAAAGCGGTTAGGGGTTGACCTACCAATCTGTCACTTGGCGTGTAGCCAATAGAATTTGCAGCTATCAACGGCCCACCTCGCAAACAGCATTACAACGGTCACTTTGTGTAACTCGACGAGTGCAGGCTCCTCATTTTGTTTGAGGAGTCACACACATCTGTTTGCGAATTAATCGACCGGACAGGCGCATCCAAGTTATCGGTCTCTGCCATCTTCTGGAATCACATTATCAAGACGAGCTCAATGGTCAATTTGCAAACAGAAGGCGCCGCAGTACAGCCGACAGTCCTCCGTATCAACCATGGGAACGTGGCCATCGATCCTTGGCAACTTGACGTGCCACATTTACTTGGAAATAATGCGAGTTTGCTCATCAATCATTGTCAGCAGGCCCCTGATATCAGTGCAAtgccaaaaagaaagaagtagGGAAGCCCCATGAATACCATGATAAGCACTGGCAAAAGAGAAGTTTAGAAGCGGTATTTCTAGCACGACATAAAGCTTCTTCAAGGCTACATCATCGGGCAAGCCAGTGCAACCAGCCTCCCGTCTGAGATTTGCATCACGATGTCGACTTTCTTCGGCATACCTTGTCGTTTTCGCTTTGGTCTGCCAGCGTGATCATTTGGCTAGCGTGTTGCTTCGCTTCCTGCAAAGACCGATCAGTGGGTTCCTGAGGTGGAATCATGCAAAGGCGGGCTGGACTCTCTTTTTTAGAGAAATAGTTGGGCTGTTGTATTTAGTGGGTAAATGGTCATTTCGTTGCTAAATATACCTGTATAATATGATACAAGAGGGTGATGCTTGCTTCTACCTCTAATTATAACCATGCCCATTTGATGGAGCTACCCCTTTCTTTACGCATGGATAAGGAAATTACCGGTACCTGACCTATATAATAAATTCGGCTTCTAAGCTTTGTCTatttgtcttttcttttctttttggcagCTTTGCAATTTTACCCTAGTCACTGCTCCCATTCGGTACTTTTGAAATAGCAATCTTCACGGCCTTTCACGTTCCATTTGTCGTTTATTTTGTAATCTTTCATCTCTAAATTTAATCCCTAAAACTTTGAAACACGCTCATTTTCACAATCACTTAACCAAATCTCAACCATGAAAACCACGACTACATTTACTGCGCTCAGCGTCCTTGCTTTCATGACAACCAGCACTCTCGCGAGTCGGTGCGTTATTTTCAAGGCAAAAAGAGGGTTAAATCAGACGCCTGAGCAAGTGTTCATGAAGGCACCATCAGACTCATTCTGCATCGATGGGGTTCTGTGCAGGTCCAGTGACACCTGCTACATTACCTGCGATCGCGTCGACCATTATTATAAAATAGCCGGTGGTCTCGACCCGACCCGGAAGTCGAAGCCAAGGGAAGAAAAGCAAAGCTGCTGAGTGTCAGCTAAAGGTTATTGTCTGTCTGGCCATACTGGCACCTGAAAAGACGCCAATTGAAGGAGCCATCTTCTTTGATATCAGGCTGGGTAGATAAATATCGATATACCATGAGAACCTAGCCGCCTTGAATAGTGAACTTCTCTGTCAAAATTATTCGCCTATGTGTGCCCCTTTGTTTAGGATACCGCTGGCCCTATCGTGGTCGCGAAACCCATACATACGTCCGCATTACCACTGCATTGAGTATTGACAAATTAGGTTAGAGATGTAGTGTCTCCACGATGAGATGGGTCGAAAGTATACAAATCCCGTTTTCCTGTAGCAGTTGGTCGAGCTGTGGAAGCACGCGGGAAGAAGGTTGATCGACGACCAGAAAAAGACCAGCGCGGATCTGCTAGTTGAATAACGGAGACCTGGGACCTGCCGGGCGGGAAATGATATAATCGTTTGGAAACGCCAATGATACATGGACAATCCGATACCATGGAGTCAAAATATTGTGAATGGAAACATTGCATCATCGCCGTCAAAAGAGACCTGATAGGGAGGTTCAACCCTAAGCTCACGTTGCCGGCGTACTTCAGCAGCTTAGCAGCTAATACCCCCTCGAGAGGTAGGCAACCGCTGAGACAATCCTGGATTTCATGCCCACCGGCGAGAAAGTCGCCACATTGTAAGCTCGGAAATCCTAGCGAGGGGCGGCAGACGCAACTCATCAAGACAGAGACAGTCGACTATGAGTGAACTTGCGCCAGAGCTCGAGATGCCTGCTTTACGCTTTGACGATGCGATTAGAGAGGGCGTAACCTCGGGTTCCCAGTTTCAAACTCTACAGGGCCTGGTAGAATGGAATCTTACCGAGAATATGGACAAGTACTCCTTGCTCTGCACAATGCCAAAGTTCATCAAAAGTACGCCCGGGGTCACGGGATGTACTTGGCCAACTGGACCAGCTTTGCCGGTAGTTTCGACCTCGCCCACCGTCAGCCACGTTTGCCAATGGGTGATATCAATCACTATAGCACGTGGCACATCAACACCCGGAAGTGTCAGCAGCAGTCAACTTTTGCGCGCCCAAAAGCTCACCTGCGTCGAAAATGGATACCATAGACTTTCCCAACACAGCCGGACGCTGGATCGTTGCCCATGCACCGGCCTCACTGGGATCCTCGCGCGGCGGGGTTTGGGAAATCAACGAATACGATGCTTTTCGATATATGCCGAGATGCCACACCGCTGTCTCAAACGTGAAGACGCTGACACCATCCTCCACAGGCCCGTTGGACTAACTTGCCCGGTGCCGAACCCACCGGTCTGGCTCGGGAACGACAAGCTTTCGGGTATGGGAGAGCTTGGAAGGGATCATGGCAGGCTGGTTGTGGATACATCAAATGGGTGATGGAGATGTGCTGCCGCGGGACAAATTGTATCAGATGAGCACATGTCTCCCTGTGATTTGACACGTGCCTGTCGCGTGCGGGATGAAAGAAGCCGGGCTGGTTCGAGATGATACCACCAGACGAAATGGAACCGCGTAACCGCTTCTTTATGTCCCGGTGCATTGTAAAAAAGATTGACAGCGATTGGCTCCTTGGGAGTTGTGGAAAAAATTGGATCAGTCTAGATGAGAATGGTAGCCAAAGACATTGTCGGCCGAGCAAATGCGGGGATGAAGGCAGCGGGATGATTATGAGACGAAATGAGCGAATGCACCACGCAGCGGTGACAGTCCAACAGACCAAGTAGGTAGTCTGGTTTTTGTTTAAAACAAGCCAAGACTGCTTCAAATCACAGTGCGCTGTTTGACTTTTTCAAATCCAGAAACTCCGTGGTAAGCAAATGGAATTTTGTCATGAATGGCTGCGGCAATCGAAACGGGTGGCTAGACGTCTGTATGGTCGCGTGTAGTTGGACCAGGGGTTTCTTCTTCTGGAAGATTCCCGATCCAGTGGAGCGATTCAGAGGCCCCTGCCTGACAAATCCCGGGTGGACCCCCGCCATTAAACCGTTTTGGCGCCGCCACGCTGCATGAAGCTCTTGTCGACTGTAAGCCGGCTGGATCGGAATGGAATGATCGACCCCCCGCGTTGTGGACTGTACTTTACTCCCTTCACGTCAGCCCGACTGTCGGCGCTGCGGTTCTTTCCTCTTGTCTCGCGAGATTTACCTCAATCTCGCAGATTACTTTCGCGGCCATTGTTCCCGTGTCTATAGAAATCACATTgggtttcttttgcttccaTACTTGATCGAGGGAGCGTAGATCTCTTTGTCTGTTGACGGGTACATAGTCCAGTCACACCCACCACGAAGCTTTGATCTTGGGCATCTCACCTTTGGAAAAAGACCACAAACAACCAGGCATCCACCTTCAGCATCCACCCAAATCACCCCGGGCGAATCTTGACCCAGTCGCAACATCCACAGACGTTGATTGTCTACGAGATCTCCCTGCACACCAGTCCTTACCGACCGACGAACAAACATGGCGCAAAACAAACAAGACAGGGCAATGAACCCGACCGCCCTTCTCCTCAAGGAGGAAGGCAACAGGCGTTTCCAAGCCGGCGACTACCTCGGCGCAGAGGCTTCATATTCAAAAGCGTCGGTCCTACCCTAATCTCGAAGCCACCACCCGGCCTCTTCTCTCCTCCCCACCCCAAAGCTGACCAACCCCTCCTTCCCACCATGCAGCATAATCGCCGATTCCCTCAGCCCGACCCTCTACACGAACCGAGCCATGGCGCGCCTCAAGCTCTCGCAGTGGGACTCGGTCATCAGCGACTGCCTCGAGTGCCTCAAGCTGGCGCCCAAGAACATGAAGGCCCACTACTACTGCGGCATGGCGCAGCTGGAGCTGGGCAACCTGGACGAGGCCCACGACCACTCCAAGCTGGCGCACTCGCTCGCCTCGGCCACCAACGACCGCTCCCTGCACCAGGTGCTGACGCTGCTGATGCGCTGCAAGACGCTGCGCTGGGAGCAAAAGGAGAAGCGCCGCGTGCGCCAGGAcgccgacctcgaggccGACCTGCGCGCCATGCTCGAGAACGAGCGGGACCTCGCCGTGCGCCTCATGACCGAGAACGGCACCagcgaggccgccgccgacgaggTCAGGGCGGAGTACGACGCCAAGATCGACAGGCTGGAAAAGGTCTTTGAGAGGTCGCGCGCCGCTGCTGACAGGAAGAGGGTGGTTCCCGAGTGGGCCATTGACGAGATCAGCTTTGGGGTCATGGTCGACCCTGTCGTTGTAGGTTGCCCTCGAATCCTGGTGCTCTAGTTCAAACGTTTGGAGGGGGACCATGCTAACACGGCTTCATCTTTGTGACCAATCTAGACCAAGAGCGGCAAGTCGTACGAGCGCGACACGATCCTCACACACCTCAAGACGAACCAAACCGACCCCATCACCCGCGAGCCGTTGCACCCGTCCGACCTGCGCCCAAACCTCGCGCTCAAGGAGGCGTGCGAGGCTTTCTTGGACGAGAACGAGTGGGCTGCCGACTGGTGATTAtggttttcttctttctttgtctttGGCGATATTACAGTGTACGAGCGTCTAATTCCACCCCACTCGATATGCGGCACACGGCGTGGCTTTGCATGGTCAGGTTATCACATCTCATAGCACGGCGTTTGGAGTAAAAAGGTGTCTGTTCTATACCTTTTGTTTGTATGATGATGAGCAGATAACATAGTTACATGATATCCTTGTTGGCCttgtgtttgtttgtttgtttgttggtcTTGTTTAGCGCTATCTGAATTCGCGATATTGTTCAGTCTTGACGGGCAAGATTTGCTCGATATTTTGCAGTACATGTAAATACTGGCTACTTGACACTGAACCTCATGATGGCTCCGTTGACCTAAATGGAACGTGTCAATCTTGGCGGCCAGATGTTCGTGGTATGGTGCTTGATGAGCTATCGAGCAATGACTACTGAGGGTAGCTGGTCAAACACAACCAAGAAAGACCACTAGCGCTACTAAACAGTCAGGATAGCGTAGCCATGTTTCGGGTCAAATCCCGGCCTTGAGCGTCTTCAGACGACACTGGACCTTGCAAGACCGAATTCGGCTCGAATCGTTTACTTTGCTTTGCTTGACTACTGTTCATTTTGTATTGTGACCGTACAGTCCAACTAATCTACATATATTCGTGTATAATATACTCCTCATgtgcaagaaaaacaaatccTCTGTCTGCACTGTCGACGTCAAGTGATTGCTGTTGTTACATTATTGCCTGGTGAGCAGGCCATGGGATGAAGGAAACCAAGCCAAATCGAGAGATAAAAACCGTTATTTGCCTTGTCATATGCGAAACCAATTCAGCCGCTCGACCAATGCTCGCCCGTTTTGCTTTTGCTCTTGTGTGCACTCGTCCCAAAGTTCGTTATTACAATgataagagaaaaaagccTCCCAGTGATCCACAAAGATGACAAGTAGTCGTCAAATCAGATAAACGCCCCGTTATTGCCGCCTGGTGGCGGCCTTCGTGATTGTCTGGCCGGCGGACTCCCACGATCCCTCGAGGAGCCTGGATCCCCGGACCGATCACGGCTTGCTGCCCGAGTATCGTTGAACCTCTTCCGAGATGCCTCGTACTCAGCCAGGGAGGCTTCTTCGGCCTCTTCCAGCGTCTGTCGGGCTCTTGGAGGGCTCTCGGTGATGCCCCGGCCGTATTTCGCTCTGGGCGGCGTCCTCCTACTCTCGTCGCTGTAGGCGCCACCCTCTTCGGGCAAAAGCTCATTCTCCTCCGATACCTCGTCATATCGAGGCAACGTAGGCAATGACTTGACGTCGTTTGTCACGAGCCCTACTCTCTCCTCCTCGCTAGCACCCTTGGTTATCGGACTTGAGTATCCCCGTCCCGTACGCGGTCTTGCCTCCTCGATACCGTCAGACCCGAAACCTCCCGGCGATGGGGATGCTTGGTGCTGGCTTGCACCGCTTCCCCTCATCCCTAGGCCAAAGCCCATCTTTTGGAAGCTAAACTGTCGACGTGCGCCGCCGTgcggcggtggcgtcggCGGTGGGCCTaggctgctcaggtcgcTGGCGTTTGAAGGGCCTCTGTGCCTTCCAGCAGGTGCGCTGCGACTAGTCCCGGGGACGCTCAGGGTGCTGCCTTGGTAGTACTTTCCATCCTTCTTCTCTGGGTACAACCCAGCTTCCAGGTCTTGTCCTGTCTGCTGCAAGTTGACCTCGGTCAGTTGGACGGGATGCATGGGGCTATGGATGCTCTCCAAGCCTGGCCGCGCGCTGTGCCTTGCCGGAGTATCCCCATCCTTCACCATTATGCTTCTGGCCCTGGAGCGGATTGTCCCAACAATGCTGGACATGGCGCCTGGCGTAGAGGGCCGTTCGAGAGCGTCGAGTTCTTCCTGTGTAGGGAAATGCGACCAACCAAGAGGCGGGTGAGGTGTTGGGGGTGGGATTACAAATGGATTGGGCGAGGTCATGGCTCGTGATCTCCGACTGCCGTAGGTAGTCCTGCGCCTTCTGAGACCATCCCACTCATATTGCGCCATGGCATCCTCATTCACAGGATCCAGAGTCTCGGCTTGTTTTTCTTCGTGCAACCGCTTAAGCTCCTCTGCCTCCATACGCATTCGGGCAGATGAAAGCCTTCGGACAATAGCGGCAGTTCCACGAATGGCATCTGCTTTGGGCTCTGTCTCTGGCTGCTCCTGTTCGGCGATGGTATGGATCTGGTCAAGGTCTCCATTGAAAACGGCAGTATCGGGAACGTCCTTTGCGGACTTGGAAAGCTGCAGCAATACGACGCCTGCACAGATAGTGAGGAATCCTAGGACCACCGTGATGATGGACGTGGGTGTGCCCTTGAATCCTCGGAATAAGACGGTGGAGGTGATGATTGTGGTGCTGGTAAAGTAGACATAGTAGGTAGGTGTGACCATGGCAGCGTTGAAGAGATTCAATGCTTTCTGCGAGTTTGTCAGTATCATGCCCGACAGTGACGGAATACTGACAAGACACTTACATTCAGGAAGATGATTTCAGTGAGCAAGGTTGCAATGACGAAAGCCAACAACACATAAGTGAACCATTGGTTAAACTGCGGCTTACCCCCAATCTGGGTGACGATTGCAGCTCCCAGGCCCTGTGTTGCAACCACGCTCAAGCCTCCGATCCACGAGCATATGGAGATGTAGACAAGCATATTCTTCTTGCCCCAGCGCGGTCCACAATAGAAGGCGGTGATAGCACTGCCGATAACAATCACGCCTGTGTAGGAAAGAAATGCCGGGTGTATGACGAAGGACTGCATCTGCTCAATGGTTGCAACGGACGACTCTTGTGGGCCGTTCATGACAATGACCACGGATCCTACGATGCAAAGGAAGCAAGACACCTTGCCGACCAAGCTGAGGCGCTCCTTGAGGAATATGGCAGATAGGATGGCTGTGATGACGACGGACAGAGCTCCGAGCGGTGTGACCAAAATGGCATCGGTAAAGGCATACGCAACAAAGTTACATATCTCTCCAATGATCATCAAGATCATGCCAGTCCACCACCAAAAGTTCTTGAGGTATCCGTAGCCCTCGCCAGGTTCCTCGTTGTACTTTTCGTTGGCCTTCAGCAAGCCGTACTTCTTGAGTACGAACGAAGTGCCGATAAAGGCGCCAGAAGAAATGGCCAGTATTATACCGACGAGTTTGAATATGGGAGGTCGTGAAGcagcgtcgccgccgccaataccACCGGAACGGGCGTAAAGCTCATGCGCCGTCGCCATGGCTTCCGTTGTTGCATCCATGGTTGCTCGGTTTGGTGCGACTCGTCGGAAAGTTTTGTC is from Pyricularia oryzae 70-15 chromosome 2, whole genome shotgun sequence and encodes:
- a CDS encoding E3 ubiquitin-protein ligase CHIP, producing the protein MAQNKQDRAMNPTALLLKEEGNRRFQAGDYLGAEASYSKAIIADSLSPTLYTNRAMARLKLSQWDSVISDCLECLKLAPKNMKAHYYCGMAQLELGNLDEAHDHSKLAHSLASATNDRSLHQVLTLLMRCKTLRWEQKEKRRVRQDADLEADLRAMLENERDLAVRLMTENGTSEAAADEVRAEYDAKIDRLEKVFERSRAAADRKRVVPEWAIDEISFGVMVDPVVTKSGKSYERDTILTHLKTNQTDPITREPLHPSDLRPNLALKEACEAFLDENEWAADW
- a CDS encoding non-imprinted in Prader-Willi/Angelman syndrome region protein 2, with product MDATTEAMATAHELYARSGGIGGGDAASRPPIFKLVGIILAISSGAFIGTSFVLKKYGLLKANEKYNEEPGEGYGYLKNFWWWTGMILMIIGEICNFVAYAFTDAILVTPLGALSVVITAILSAIFLKERLSLVGKVSCFLCIVGSVVIVMNGPQESSVATIEQMQSFVIHPAFLSYTGVIVIGSAITAFYCGPRWGKKNMLVYISICSWIGGLSVVATQGLGAAIVTQIGGKPQFNQWFTYVLLAFVIATLLTEIIFLNKALNLFNAAMVTPTYYVYFTSTTIITSTVLFRGFKGTPTSIITVVLGFLTICAGVVLLQLSKSAKDVPDTAVFNGDLDQIHTIAEQEQPETEPKADAIRGTAAIVRRLSSARMRMEAEELKRLHEEKQAETLDPVNEDAMAQYEWDGLRRRRTTYGSRRSRAMTSPNPFVIPPPTPHPPLGWSHFPTQEELDALERPSTPGAMSSIVGTIRSRARSIMVKDGDTPARHSARPGLESIHSPMHPVQLTEVNLQQTGQDLEAGLYPEKKDGKYYQGSTLSVPGTSRSAPAGRHRGPSNASDLSSLGPPPTPPPHGGARRQFSFQKMGFGLGMRGSGASQHQASPSPGGFGSDGIEEARPRTGRGYSSPITKGASEEERVGLVTNDVKSLPTLPRYDEVSEENELLPEEGGAYSDESRRTPPRAKYGRGITESPPRARQTLEEAEEASLAEYEASRKRFNDTRAASRDRSGDPGSSRDRGSPPARQSRRPPPGGNNGAFI